In Flammeovirgaceae bacterium 311, one DNA window encodes the following:
- a CDS encoding P450 cytochrome (COG1611 Predicted Rossmann fold nucleotide-binding protein), which translates to MAIARNGWILLTGGRDAGVMEAASRGAKSAGGLTIGILPGESVEGAASAIDIPIITGMGSARNWINILSSRVIVVCGMGAGTASEAALALKASKPLVLFRQSPETVFFYNKLAASGLMEANTVAQVVKSIEQLLQAEKEKGR; encoded by the coding sequence ATGGCCATTGCACGCAATGGCTGGATTTTACTTACTGGAGGCCGTGACGCAGGTGTAATGGAAGCTGCCAGCAGGGGAGCAAAATCAGCCGGCGGTTTAACGATAGGCATACTACCGGGAGAATCTGTGGAGGGTGCCGCCTCTGCAATTGACATTCCTATCATAACAGGCATGGGCAGCGCCCGTAACTGGATCAACATCCTTAGCAGCCGGGTGATAGTTGTCTGTGGCATGGGTGCCGGCACCGCATCAGAAGCAGCCCTGGCCCTGAAAGCCTCAAAACCCCTGGTGTTATTCAGGCAGTCGCCCGAAACAGTTTTTTTCTACAACAAGCTGGCTGCCAGTGGCCTGATGGAGGCTAATACTGTGGCACAGGTAGTGAAATCCATTGAACAATTACTACAGGCCGAAAAAGAAAAAGGCAGGTAA
- a CDS encoding gamma-glutamyltranspeptidase (COG0405 Gamma-glutamyltransferase) — MVVTAHPEATKVGLDVLRKGGNAVDAMVAVQFALAVVYPNAGNIGGGGFMVYRAADGAVFTLDFREKAPLAATKNMYLDEDEAVIPKLSLEGYKAAGVPGSVDGMVKAHERFGKMSWADLIAPAVQLAQAGFAITAAQADDFNRLRNTFLQNNSQPEQIALIREESWKAGDPLVQPQLGATLERIQQEGREGFYAGQTASIIADEMRRYGGLITEEDLQQYESVWREPVVGDFGPYKVISMGPPSSGGVALLQLLHMSKQFPLQQWGYHTTKTIHAMAEMERRVYLDRSLYLADPDFRNVPLQQLLDTAYLGRKAENISLEQATISQSLSPAQETPVKEHEQTTHFSIVDTDGNAVSLTTTINNSYGSRTFVAGAGFLLNNEMDDFSIKPGTPNYYGLVGGEANAIAPGKRMLSSMTPTIVEKKGQLHLVLGTPGGATIITSVYQTIINITLFDMDIKDAVWAGRFHHQWLPDQIFLEEGAIPQPVQDSLQAMGHTLQVRSPFGRVDAIMVRDKGQLVGAGDPRGDDMAGGF; from the coding sequence ATGGTGGTAACGGCTCACCCAGAGGCTACCAAAGTAGGCCTGGATGTACTCAGAAAAGGAGGTAATGCAGTAGATGCCATGGTTGCCGTACAATTTGCACTTGCAGTAGTGTACCCAAATGCAGGTAATATTGGCGGCGGCGGATTTATGGTGTACCGTGCAGCTGATGGTGCCGTCTTTACACTTGACTTTAGGGAGAAAGCACCTCTGGCTGCTACTAAAAATATGTACCTGGATGAAGATGAGGCGGTAATTCCAAAGCTTAGTCTGGAAGGATATAAAGCGGCGGGCGTGCCCGGGTCGGTAGATGGCATGGTAAAAGCTCATGAACGTTTTGGCAAAATGAGTTGGGCGGATCTGATAGCGCCTGCCGTGCAGCTGGCACAAGCAGGCTTTGCTATTACAGCAGCCCAGGCCGATGATTTTAACCGCCTGCGCAATACTTTTTTACAAAATAACAGCCAGCCTGAACAAATAGCGTTGATCAGAGAAGAAAGCTGGAAAGCAGGAGATCCGCTGGTGCAGCCTCAACTAGGGGCTACTTTAGAGCGCATTCAGCAGGAGGGAAGGGAAGGTTTTTATGCGGGGCAAACAGCCAGCATTATAGCAGACGAAATGCGCCGGTATGGAGGCCTGATCACCGAAGAAGACCTGCAGCAGTATGAGTCGGTTTGGCGGGAACCTGTGGTGGGTGATTTTGGTCCATACAAGGTGATCAGTATGGGGCCACCCTCCAGCGGTGGTGTTGCTCTTCTGCAGCTGCTGCACATGAGCAAACAGTTTCCGCTGCAGCAATGGGGGTACCACACCACAAAAACCATTCATGCCATGGCAGAGATGGAGCGACGCGTATACCTGGATCGTTCCCTATACCTGGCCGACCCGGATTTTCGGAATGTGCCGCTGCAACAGTTGCTTGATACAGCCTATTTAGGTCGTAAAGCTGAAAATATATCTCTGGAGCAGGCAACAATTAGCCAATCTTTATCGCCTGCACAGGAGACTCCGGTAAAAGAACATGAGCAAACCACCCACTTTTCTATTGTAGATACAGATGGAAATGCTGTATCACTGACTACTACCATCAATAATTCTTATGGTTCCAGGACTTTTGTGGCAGGGGCAGGTTTTCTGCTTAATAATGAAATGGATGATTTCAGTATTAAGCCCGGTACGCCTAATTATTATGGTTTGGTTGGTGGAGAAGCCAACGCAATTGCACCCGGAAAGCGCATGCTTAGTTCCATGACACCTACCATCGTGGAAAAAAAGGGTCAACTGCATCTGGTGCTAGGTACACCTGGTGGTGCCACCATCATAACCTCTGTATATCAGACAATTATAAATATAACCTTATTTGATATGGATATCAAAGATGCAGTATGGGCTGGTCGTTTTCATCATCAGTGGTTGCCAGATCAGATTTTCCTGGAAGAAGGTGCGATCCCTCAACCGGTTCAGGACAGCCTTCAGGCCATGGGGCATACGCTGCAGGTGCGTAGTCCATTCGGTAGGGTAGATGCCATTATGGTCAGGGACAAAGGCCAGCTGGTTGGTGCCGGCGATCCCAGGGGAGATGATATGGCTGGTGGCTTCTAA
- a CDS encoding short-chain dehydrogenase/reductase SDR (COG1028 Dehydrogenases with different specificities (related to short-chain alcohol dehydrogenases)): MKTFLSKAALATSAYMLGKGLYRYIKEQQFSFEYKVVLITGASRGLGLVMARQLAHEGAIISICASNKNELEEVRYELEPMGASVLTIEADVTAPGAAQRVIEQTVTQYGRLDVLINNAGNIVVGPLQSQTQEIFEQLMQLHFFAPLRFIDVALPHLRQSKGRIMNISSIGGKISVPHLLSYSASKFALTGFSEGLYAELKKEGIIVTTACPGLMRTGSPRNADITGKHEEEYTWFKIGDSLPLLSMDAEKAARKLLNACRRGDPEYILTLPAKLASLAHGISPSMVIRINELVNSLMLPEPTYHAQVLKGHETQFEHQQNPLTKPTDEAARENNQF, translated from the coding sequence GCAACAATTCTCCTTTGAATATAAAGTGGTGTTGATCACTGGTGCCTCCCGCGGATTAGGTTTGGTGATGGCCAGGCAGCTGGCTCATGAGGGTGCCATCATCAGCATTTGTGCCAGCAATAAAAATGAACTGGAGGAGGTAAGGTATGAGCTGGAACCTATGGGTGCCTCCGTGCTTACCATAGAAGCAGATGTTACCGCACCAGGCGCAGCACAAAGAGTAATTGAGCAAACCGTTACGCAATACGGCAGGCTGGATGTGCTGATCAATAATGCAGGAAACATAGTTGTTGGCCCTCTGCAGAGCCAAACCCAGGAAATTTTTGAACAGCTCATGCAGCTGCACTTTTTTGCTCCTTTACGCTTTATTGATGTTGCCCTCCCTCATTTACGCCAAAGCAAAGGTCGTATCATGAATATTTCTTCCATTGGCGGGAAAATCAGTGTTCCTCATTTACTATCCTATAGTGCCAGCAAATTTGCCCTAACCGGCTTTTCTGAGGGGCTTTATGCTGAATTGAAAAAAGAGGGCATCATTGTTACCACCGCATGCCCCGGCTTAATGCGCACAGGTAGTCCACGTAATGCAGATATTACCGGCAAGCACGAAGAAGAATATACCTGGTTCAAGATTGGCGATTCTCTGCCCTTACTATCGATGGATGCCGAAAAAGCAGCACGTAAATTACTGAATGCCTGCCGCCGGGGCGATCCGGAATATATTTTAACACTGCCTGCCAAGCTGGCAAGTTTAGCACATGGCATTAGTCCTTCAATGGTGATACGTATTAACGAGCTTGTAAACAGCCTGATGCTGCCAGAACCAACTTACCATGCCCAGGTGCTAAAAGGGCACGAAACGCAATTCGAACACCAGCAAAACCCTTTAACCAAGCCTACAGATGAGGCCGCCAGGGAGAATAATCAATTCTGA
- a CDS encoding hypothetical protein (COG4447 Uncharacterized protein related to plant photosystem II stability/assembly factor) has translation MQRKAAQTGSFFSHLLPLLYMRKYLLIACAIAVTLIATSGALAQQTPGPEILFGDLRARHIGPAVMSGRISTLDAVNSRPEIMYVGAAGGGVWKTISGGASFRPVFDEHTQSIGKITIDQQHPDTVWVGTGESWVRNSVSVGTGIYKTTNGGTSWEHMGLENSEHISDIIISKNDPNTVYVGVQGHLWNSNADRGVYKTTDGGRSWTKIFYIDENTGCADLDVDPENPDILYAAMWGHRRSPDFFNSGLIGKSGLFKSTDGGKTWNKIQNGIPNEPMGRFAIAVAPTNGNTIYITVEAKSKEGKGLYKSTNAGANWMKINDEFNTTVRPFYFSELIVSPANDSTVMKGGLNMIISEDGGKRFRQVDSGVHSDIHAMWVNPQNPKNIIIGTDGGVYESKDGGRLFKMYMNLPVSQFYHVSVDMDEPYNVYGGLQDNGSWFAPNQKAGGIKNADWQMAYGGDGFYSFRHPTDPDIIFTEYQGGMLVRYNKKTGVAKDIKPYPKQGEEKFRYNWNAPIHLSATNPERIYFGSQYLFMSEDRGDSWKHISPDLTTNDKQKQRQSQSGGLNVDNSSAENHTTIYAIAESPADEKMIWVGTDDGNLQLSTNGGQNWTNVAPNVTGLPKGTWVSFVEPSRHDKNVAFVTFDGHRTGDMKPYLYKTTDAGKSWMPLESPAIEGYALCVRQDLINPDLLFLGTEFGLFISMDGGKNWGRFTNNMPKVGVHDMVIHPRDNDLVLATHGRGIIIIDDLSPLRQLTKEVISSNMHFFAVEPAILKDAGAGSSWYPGAGNYVGENPSESARIAYYMPKRHTFGKMNIEVYDQEGRLIKELPAGKKAGINVVEMPTRLPMPKAAPTNNRMSLVGSLYGPNMPAGTYKIKVIKGKESFESSFSLQYDQKAPYTAEGRNLQHKTIMQLYDMTQQLAYIYDGLGKFNAQLAQRVQQNKQLSKKMKPYLQETEKLRNSLVALGGDFYVDEGEQIRERISELFLQISNYPGRPSESQLARVEILTRELAEVDKQFQVINSTKLTAVNKLLAQAKLEEVKLQTKQEFLESSENGSSGSGSQLHQGVLMRLFNLR, from the coding sequence ATGCAAAGAAAAGCTGCTCAAACGGGCAGCTTTTTTTCTCACCTGTTACCCTTACTTTATATGAGAAAATATCTACTCATTGCCTGTGCAATTGCGGTTACTCTCATTGCCACCTCAGGCGCATTGGCCCAGCAAACCCCCGGCCCCGAAATTCTTTTTGGTGATTTAAGAGCCCGCCATATTGGGCCTGCAGTAATGAGCGGACGCATCAGTACCCTGGATGCGGTGAACAGCAGACCGGAGATTATGTATGTAGGTGCTGCAGGTGGCGGCGTCTGGAAAACCATCTCCGGTGGCGCTTCTTTCAGACCTGTGTTTGATGAGCATACTCAGTCGATTGGTAAAATTACCATCGACCAGCAACATCCGGATACCGTTTGGGTAGGAACAGGAGAATCCTGGGTGCGAAACAGCGTTTCTGTAGGAACAGGTATCTATAAAACCACCAACGGTGGTACCAGCTGGGAGCATATGGGGCTGGAAAACAGCGAGCATATCAGTGATATTATTATCAGCAAAAATGATCCCAATACGGTATATGTGGGGGTGCAGGGGCACCTCTGGAACAGCAATGCCGACAGGGGCGTGTATAAAACAACCGATGGAGGCCGGAGCTGGACGAAGATCTTTTATATTGATGAAAATACCGGCTGTGCAGATCTGGATGTAGATCCTGAAAATCCTGATATTCTCTATGCAGCTATGTGGGGCCACCGCCGTTCACCTGATTTCTTCAATTCAGGACTGATCGGTAAAAGCGGCTTGTTTAAAAGTACGGATGGCGGTAAAACCTGGAATAAAATCCAGAATGGCATACCCAACGAGCCCATGGGCCGCTTTGCCATTGCTGTTGCACCAACAAATGGAAACACCATTTACATAACCGTAGAGGCAAAAAGCAAAGAAGGCAAAGGACTTTACAAAAGCACCAACGCGGGCGCAAACTGGATGAAGATCAATGACGAGTTCAATACTACAGTGCGTCCGTTCTACTTCTCCGAACTCATCGTAAGCCCGGCCAACGACAGCACTGTGATGAAGGGAGGGCTTAACATGATCATAAGTGAAGATGGCGGTAAGCGCTTCAGGCAGGTAGACAGCGGCGTTCATTCCGACATACATGCCATGTGGGTAAATCCGCAAAATCCCAAGAACATCATTATCGGTACCGATGGTGGTGTTTATGAATCGAAAGATGGCGGCCGTCTCTTTAAAATGTACATGAACCTGCCGGTGTCGCAGTTCTACCATGTTAGTGTAGACATGGATGAACCCTATAATGTATATGGTGGGTTGCAGGATAACGGCTCCTGGTTTGCACCCAATCAAAAGGCGGGTGGTATTAAAAATGCTGACTGGCAAATGGCCTATGGTGGCGATGGTTTTTACTCTTTCCGCCACCCGACAGATCCAGATATTATTTTTACAGAATACCAGGGAGGCATGCTGGTACGCTATAATAAAAAAACGGGTGTTGCCAAAGACATCAAGCCCTATCCAAAGCAAGGGGAGGAAAAATTCCGCTACAACTGGAATGCACCAATACATCTTAGCGCCACCAACCCCGAAAGGATTTACTTTGGTTCGCAGTACCTTTTTATGAGTGAAGACAGGGGCGACAGCTGGAAGCATATTTCTCCTGACCTTACAACGAACGATAAGCAGAAGCAGAGGCAAAGTCAGTCTGGCGGACTTAATGTAGATAACTCCTCTGCCGAAAACCACACCACCATCTACGCCATTGCCGAATCGCCTGCCGATGAAAAAATGATCTGGGTGGGTACAGATGACGGCAACCTGCAGCTTTCGACCAATGGGGGCCAGAACTGGACAAATGTAGCCCCTAATGTTACCGGTTTGCCAAAGGGCACCTGGGTGAGCTTTGTAGAGCCCAGCAGGCATGATAAAAATGTTGCCTTTGTTACCTTTGATGGCCACAGAACCGGAGATATGAAACCTTATCTCTATAAAACCACTGATGCTGGTAAAAGCTGGATGCCACTGGAAAGCCCTGCTATAGAAGGTTATGCCTTATGTGTGCGCCAGGACCTGATTAATCCTGATCTGCTCTTTCTGGGTACTGAATTTGGTTTGTTTATTTCCATGGATGGTGGTAAAAACTGGGGCCGGTTTACAAATAATATGCCTAAGGTTGGTGTGCATGACATGGTGATACATCCGCGTGATAATGACCTGGTGCTGGCAACTCATGGCAGGGGTATTATCATTATTGATGATCTTTCGCCGCTACGGCAGCTTACCAAGGAAGTTATCAGCAGCAACATGCACTTTTTTGCAGTAGAGCCTGCTATTTTGAAAGATGCCGGAGCGGGTAGCAGCTGGTACCCCGGGGCGGGTAATTATGTAGGGGAAAACCCAAGTGAATCGGCCCGGATTGCATACTACATGCCTAAGCGACATACTTTTGGTAAAATGAATATCGAGGTGTACGACCAGGAAGGCAGGCTGATCAAGGAGCTGCCGGCAGGTAAAAAGGCGGGCATCAATGTGGTTGAAATGCCCACCCGCTTACCCATGCCTAAAGCGGCACCTACCAATAACAGAATGTCGCTGGTAGGATCTTTGTATGGTCCTAACATGCCTGCAGGTACTTATAAGATAAAGGTGATCAAGGGAAAAGAGAGCTTCGAAAGCAGCTTTAGCCTGCAGTACGACCAAAAAGCACCTTATACGGCAGAAGGCCGCAACCTGCAGCACAAAACTATTATGCAGCTTTACGATATGACACAACAGCTGGCGTATATCTATGATGGTCTTGGAAAATTCAATGCACAGCTGGCTCAGCGTGTACAGCAAAACAAGCAGTTATCTAAAAAAATGAAGCCTTACCTCCAGGAGACAGAAAAGTTGCGTAACAGCCTGGTGGCCTTGGGTGGAGATTTTTATGTTGATGAAGGAGAGCAAATTCGGGAGCGTATTTCTGAACTGTTCCTTCAAATCAGTAACTATCCTGGTAGGCCATCAGAATCGCAGCTGGCCAGGGTAGAAATACTGACACGGGAGCTGGCAGAAGTAGATAAGCAGTTTCAGGTCATAAACAGCACAAAGCTCACTGCTGTTAACAAGCTGCTTGCCCAGGCAAAGCTTGAAGAAGTAAAGCTGCAGACTAAACAGGAGTTCCTGGAGAGCAGTGAAAACGGCTCTTCCGGCTCTGGCAGTCAGCTGCACCAGGGAGTGCTGATGAGGCTTTTTAACCTGCGCTAA
- a CDS encoding outer membrane receptor protein (COG1629 Outer membrane receptor proteins, mostly Fe transport), translated as MIRFFTVFISSLLLATSVLAQHAADSLLPEAVITAYGVQTPDRTVPAAVSTLKAQDFQRTGEASPVLAFQQLPGVRLEERSPGSYRVSIRGSSLRSPFGVRNVKVYLNNIPVTEANGATQLNLLDVALYQQAEVIRGPAASYYGAGTGGVINIGSMPSGDTRGGKPELEVSSGSFSTFRVKAIYQKGDSLNRLRAGATLFKTDGYRDHSSLERINAFWSNSFRVSAKREFQATLLLARIKYDIPGGLTAEQIEDNPRQARAGNQFVGGSVEQNSSINQHYALLGAGQHYQFSEKLENSSWIFGSGSFLNHPFLTDYKRDLATGFGSRSIWKYSEDWGNVAMDLQFGSEMQLGFEVARNYGNRSGRVDTLNFEDEITSRTALYFLQADFELLRRLSLTTGLSFNSYSYDIHRLVDANLNRPYELNKKFDPVWAPRVALAYELSEGLQLYGQISKGFSPPSLEEIRTNEGSLNEDLEAETGINYEIGLKGKSNNGTLSWNATAYYFSLRQTITSYIGEGSPVTRFRNSGSARQRGLEAALQWRMLQSQNWFANASVSGAYQHYRYREYQQEDEDFSGNAVPGMAPLTTALAVDIWYRQRLGLFLTHTYTDQIALNDANSVYTESFNLVQARLEYVPVSWRNLDLKLFVSGQNLLNERYSLGYDLNAFGNRYFQPAAERSFFIGIVLQP; from the coding sequence ATGATTAGATTTTTTACTGTTTTCATAAGCAGCCTGCTGCTGGCAACTTCTGTATTGGCACAACATGCAGCAGATAGTTTACTTCCTGAAGCCGTTATTACTGCATATGGCGTACAAACTCCGGATCGTACTGTTCCGGCAGCGGTCAGCACCCTTAAGGCTCAGGATTTCCAGCGTACCGGTGAGGCTTCTCCGGTACTGGCTTTTCAGCAACTGCCCGGCGTGCGGCTGGAAGAGCGCTCACCCGGCAGTTACCGGGTCAGCATACGGGGCAGCTCCCTCCGTTCTCCTTTTGGCGTAAGAAATGTAAAGGTATACCTCAACAACATACCCGTTACCGAAGCCAACGGCGCCACCCAACTTAACCTGCTGGATGTTGCCCTCTACCAACAGGCAGAGGTGATCAGGGGGCCCGCAGCCAGCTATTACGGAGCAGGAACCGGCGGTGTAATTAACATTGGCAGCATGCCTTCGGGAGATACCAGGGGTGGGAAACCGGAACTGGAAGTCAGCAGCGGGTCCTTTTCAACTTTTAGGGTCAAAGCCATCTATCAGAAAGGCGATTCCCTGAATAGATTAAGAGCAGGTGCGACACTATTCAAAACCGATGGTTATCGCGATCATAGCAGCCTTGAACGGATAAATGCCTTCTGGAGCAATAGTTTCAGGGTGAGTGCCAAGCGTGAATTTCAGGCTACTCTCCTGTTGGCACGTATAAAATATGATATACCCGGAGGCTTAACAGCAGAGCAAATCGAGGACAACCCACGGCAGGCAAGGGCGGGTAATCAGTTTGTAGGGGGTAGTGTTGAGCAAAATTCTTCTATCAATCAGCATTATGCCCTGCTGGGTGCAGGACAGCACTACCAGTTTAGTGAAAAACTAGAAAACAGCTCCTGGATCTTTGGTAGCGGTTCATTTCTGAACCATCCCTTCCTTACCGATTACAAACGCGATCTGGCCACTGGCTTTGGCTCCAGGAGTATCTGGAAGTATAGCGAAGACTGGGGCAATGTAGCCATGGATTTGCAGTTTGGCAGTGAGATGCAGTTAGGCTTTGAGGTTGCCCGTAATTATGGAAACCGTTCAGGCCGGGTAGATACCCTCAATTTCGAAGATGAAATCACTTCAAGAACAGCACTTTATTTTCTTCAGGCAGATTTCGAGCTGCTCAGGCGATTGTCGTTAACGACTGGCTTAAGCTTTAACAGTTATTCTTATGACATTCACAGGTTGGTAGATGCCAATCTTAACAGACCCTACGAATTAAATAAAAAATTCGATCCTGTTTGGGCACCGCGTGTTGCATTGGCTTATGAACTGAGCGAAGGTTTACAGCTGTACGGGCAAATCAGCAAGGGGTTCAGCCCGCCATCACTTGAGGAAATAAGGACCAACGAAGGCAGCCTTAATGAAGACCTGGAAGCCGAAACAGGAATAAATTATGAAATAGGCCTGAAAGGAAAGAGCAACAATGGTACTCTTAGCTGGAATGCAACTGCCTATTATTTTTCACTCCGGCAAACAATTACCAGTTATATCGGAGAAGGCAGTCCTGTTACACGCTTCAGAAATTCCGGATCTGCCCGGCAAAGAGGTCTGGAAGCTGCCCTGCAATGGCGCATGCTGCAGTCGCAAAACTGGTTTGCAAACGCATCAGTTTCAGGAGCCTACCAACACTATCGTTACAGAGAATATCAGCAGGAAGATGAGGATTTCTCCGGCAATGCAGTACCTGGTATGGCACCCTTAACCACTGCTTTGGCAGTTGACATCTGGTATCGCCAGCGCCTGGGGTTATTCCTCACCCACACCTATACAGATCAAATAGCACTCAACGATGCTAATAGTGTTTACACAGAAAGCTTTAACCTGGTACAGGCACGGCTTGAATATGTACCTGTTAGCTGGAGAAACCTGGATCTGAAGTTATTTGTAAGTGGGCAGAACCTGCTGAACGAACGCTATAGCCTTGGGTACGATCTGAATGCCTTCGGCAACCGCTATTTTCAGCCAGCCGCAGAAAGGAGCTTTTTTATAGGCATCGTTCTGCAGCCATAA
- a CDS encoding pseudouridine synthase family protein (COG1187 16S rRNA uridine-516 pseudouridylate synthase and related pseudouridylate synthases): MDNSLVYFYIYKPYGVLSQFTPEGNNPGLGSIFSFPEDVYPVGRLDVDSEGLLLLTNDTSLNHKLLNPKQEHWRTYWVQVEGEITEEALQQLCRGVSIRIQKKDYRTLPAEAGLIQEQEPLPERDPPIRFRKSIPTSWIYLRLQEGKNRQVRRMTAAVGFPTLRLVRVAIEDLALKDMEAGDVREVPGSLIYKLLKLEQKSNYRPDGTGRGRSTRNSDRRF; the protein is encoded by the coding sequence ATGGATAATTCTTTAGTATATTTTTACATCTACAAGCCATACGGAGTATTAAGCCAGTTTACCCCGGAAGGAAACAACCCGGGCCTTGGCAGCATTTTTAGTTTTCCCGAAGATGTTTATCCTGTTGGCCGCCTGGATGTTGACAGCGAAGGCTTACTCCTCCTTACCAATGATACCAGCCTTAACCACAAACTCCTGAACCCCAAACAGGAGCACTGGCGAACTTACTGGGTACAGGTTGAGGGTGAGATCACAGAAGAAGCCCTTCAGCAACTTTGCAGGGGTGTAAGTATCAGAATTCAGAAGAAAGACTACAGAACCCTTCCTGCAGAAGCCGGACTTATACAGGAACAGGAACCCCTGCCGGAAAGAGATCCCCCAATCCGTTTCCGCAAGAGCATCCCTACCAGCTGGATATACCTGCGCCTGCAGGAGGGCAAAAACAGACAGGTGCGCCGCATGACGGCAGCAGTTGGCTTTCCCACCCTTCGGCTGGTGCGGGTAGCTATAGAAGATTTAGCACTGAAAGACATGGAAGCCGGAGATGTACGCGAAGTACCCGGATCTTTAATCTATAAACTGTTAAAACTTGAGCAGAAAAGCAATTATAGGCCTGATGGGACCGGGCGAGGACGCTCCACCCGAAATTCTGATAGACGCTTTTAA